CACAAGGTATTCCATCTGCTCGAATGGTGGTTCTCAGAGGCTTTGATGCAAGAGGCTTCTGTTTCTACACCGATTATGAGAGCCAAAAGGGAAAGGAACTTGCGGAGAATCCGAACGCTGCGTTGGTATTCTATTGGCGTGAACTTGATCGGCAGGTCCGCAGCAGCGGCACTGTCGAAAAAATGAATGCTGAAGAATCAGATGCTTACTTTGCCTCCCGACCTCTCAGCAGTCAACTCGCCGTGTGGACGGAACGCCAAAGCCTTGTAATTACGGGGCGAGAAAATCTCACGGAGGGGTATCAGCAAGCAGAACAGACATATTCACAGGATACCATTCGGCGTCCGGCGCATTGGGGTGGATACCGACTCGTGCCGAATCTGTTTGAATTTTGGCAAGGGTGTCCAAACCGCCTCCATGATCGGCTCTGTTATACGCTACTGCCTGATGGAACATGGGAGATGAAACGTCTATCACCGTGAGTCCATCGTCCTGAAATTACAATGTAGCATGAACTATTAGTTTGTGATACGATAGGACGTATCAGTATATTGTGGATTTTGCTATAAAGGAGACTGGAGATGCAACTCACATCCATTATAGTCCTACTTTTTCTGCTTCCCTTTTCTGTCTTGGCAGGAACATTTTTGGAAACATTTGATGACAAAGATTTACAAGATTGGCAGGCTCTTACCATGGTGAATCTTGATGCTGCTCAAGCTGCTTGGGAGGTCCTTGATGGCCAACTTCAGGGGATAAGTCAGGCATCCTTGGTGAGTTTACTTACGATAGGGGATAAGGCATGGAAAGATTACATCGTCGAATTTGATGTCAAACCTATAAAAAAACATGGTCCAGGAAGCATAGCGATTGCGGTACGAAAGAAAAAGACATGGATCATAACATGTATGATCGGTGACATGGAGTTTCCAGATCCAGAATCAAAGGCTATCTGTTTCAGCGGTGACTTTCACGATAATAGATATGTGGTTCTCAACAGCGAAGCCGCTCCGTTGTTAACATTGGAAACATGGTCACATCTGAAATTGAGCGTTCATGGTACAACCTTTACCTTCTGGATTAATGGTAAGCGGATATTGGAAGCTAGAGATCAGGAAGCTAATTTTCTGACAGGTGGTATCGGTTTTGGGCTAGCGAACTATACGGCGCGCTTTGATAACATCACTATCACCGGCGACACTATTCCGAATAAGGGGCGGTTAGCCGTAACGCCCCAAGGAAAACTCGCGGCAACGTGGGGAAACTTGAAGCGGTTTTAGCCATCAGGATCCCGTGCCAATGCTGGAGCACGTCCCACGATCTGTCTTAACAGAGAAGTAGATTAGCGCGGATAACGCAGATTTTGCGGATTTAGCAGTCGTTTGTATTTTGCTTTTTCTTTATTTGAAAAATATGCTAAAATAATCTAACCTATTAACTAACCGAAAACGGAGATTTACCATGCGAAATAGGCGAGCTATACTCATCGGAATTCTGTGTGTTCTTTCTGTTGTCTCTGCTGCGTATGGGCAAGCTCCATCGGATTCGGGCGTTATAACGGTTACCAAAGATATAGATGTGTCGAAACTCGCCGAAAATGTAGAAGAATTGAACAGGAATATGAAAACTTTGACTGAAACTATTACGAAACTCGAAGGGAGTGTAACTGCCTTGAATACAACTGTGGTCGATATGCAAATAAGAATCGCAGGAATTGAGCGAGACACAAAAAATAACACTCGCTGGCAGTATGTAATCCTTGCAGGGATTTTCGGTCCCTTGTTGCTTTCTGTTTATGAAAAGAGGAAAAGGAACAAGGACGATAAGACCACTTCTACTCAAGTTGTTCAACCTAATCAGAGCACGGCTGCTGCTACGAATCCCGCACCGATAAGTGAGGACAAAACTGCTCCCTCCCCAACAGTGCCCTCAAAGTTCCCCGAAGGAAAAGAGTTGGAAGAGTACTTAAAGTCCGATTCTCATGCCACAAGCGAGAAAGTCTAATGGAAAGCATTAACAATGCAAATGGCAATGTCGAACCTGCCGAGAGCTACCTTAATAAAGGTAATGTGCTGCTCGATCAGAAAGATTATGAAGCTGCTATTTCGGCGTATGATAAAGCACTCGACCTAAACCCTAACCTTGCTGATGCCTATTTTAAGCGAGGGAATGCCAAGGACGAGATTGGACACTACTTTGAGGCTATTTCGGATTATGACGCTACTATCCGTCTCGACCCTGACGCTGCAAATGCCTACTACAATCGAGGGGTCTCGAAATCTAAGTTAGGGCATCCTGAAGCCGCTATTTCGGACTACAATGCATCTATCCGTCTCAATCCAAACAATGCAAATGCCTATAACAACCGAGGGATTGCGAAGGACGAGATTGGACACTACTTTGAGGCTATTTCCGACTATGATGCCGCTATCCGTCTCAATCCAAACGATGTAAATGCCTATAACAATCGAGGGATCTCGAAATCTAAGTTAGGGCATCCTAAAGCCGCTATCCTTGACTATGATGCGGCTATCCGTCTCAATCCAAACCCTGTAAATGCCTACTACAACCGAGGGAATGCCAAGACGAAGTTAGGGCTCACAGATGATGCCAAGCGAGATTTTCAGACAGCATTAAATTTGGCGGAAAAGATGGAAGACGAAGAACTGAAGTCCAAAATTATGAAAAGATTAGAGGATTTAGAGACGCGATAATCCTTGTAACCGATGTGGTTCGTAGTCGCGCAATTCATTGCGCATTTCTGGCTCAAAGCTCCGGCAAATTCCCAACAATCTCCACCGTCCGCAGACTCACATCAATAACCCGCCCAATCAAATCCACAATATACCGCGGCTCGGTTTCACGATTCGGGTCGTTCACGATCCCAGTCCGTTTGTCCGTCTTGACGCGATACTGGTCCACGACCCACTCCAACGCCGAACGCGTGCCTAACCGATAATCATGTACCTCCGCGGGGATGGCGTCCAGCGTCAAAAAATCGTTGTATTGCAACTGCGTCTTGTCTTTCGACAATTTCATTTTCTCGACCCGCCAATCGACCCGCATCCCCGGCGTTTCAATATATTTCAACTCATCATATTTCGGAACGGATTCATAGTTAACGTGGATGTCTGCCAACGCCTCGCCTGCGGTGGCAAATCCCCAAAAGTCTTCAGCGAACGGGATATGTGGCAAATCGCGCTTCAGGTTCATCTCGTATTTCTCGCGATAGGCGGGGTGATGCAAGAGACCGTAATTATAGTGGAAGATGTCCCACTTGGTGAGGGTGTCGTCGCCATAGTGGGTTCGGAATTCTGCCAATGCCCAATCGGTGATGTTCTCTTGTCGGTTCGTGCCGTCCTCGTCGTAGGTGTAGAACGGGAAGCATTGAGAATCGCCTGTAATATGGAGATCTGGAATTACATCAATCATCAAGGCATGAAAGGATAACTTTGTCCCTGGAGGGCTAACACAAATGACTTGATTTTCCGATTCTGGTGTGATGAGGTTATCCTCTATATCTTTCGCTTCCCAGTAGGCAAAGGGGAGTCCGTATTCGTCGAGGATTACACCGTCAATGACGATGCGGTTTCCCGCTACCGTGTGCATGGAATATTGCGGAACAAGTGTGGCGTTTACCTGCTGCGCGCAGGCTTGCAGTAGCGTATCAAAAGGCGAGCTAACCGCCCCTTCGTGTGTGATCGTGTGTTGTTTGTAATGCTGCAGCGTGGTATAATAGTCTCGGATTGCTTTATGATTGGGTTTGAGATTGAATTTCGGCATGAAGATATAATAGCAGATTGAGGGAAATACGTCAATTTTCATTTTTTTCTAAAAAAACTTGACAATGTTTTTGAAATATGAGAAACTATTAATCATATTAGAAAATTGTGTGTCTGAGTCGGCATTAACCTTTCACTTTGGCAAAGTTCTCAAGCCAAAATTTTAGATGTGTGAGGGAAACCAAATAGATTAGAAACAATGTTAATAGATTATCTTCCAATCTTACTACTGGGACTCTTCGCAGTCCTCTTTGCGGGTATTAATCTCGCCCTAACCCATATTCTTGGACCCAAACGCCCGAATCGCGTTAAACTCTCCGTTTACGAATCTGGTGTCCAACCAATCGGCGATGCGAGACAACGATTTACGATTCGTTTCGATCTCATCGCGATGCTCTTTATCATCTTCGATATCGAGGTGGTGTTTCTCTACCCGTGGGCTGTGGTCTTCAAGAAATTCTCTGAAACGAGTGGTTTATTTATTTTAGTTGAAATGCTGGTGTTTATTGGTATTCTTCTTCTTGGCTATATCTATGCTTGGAAGAAAGGAGGCTTAACATGGGATTAGATTTTGTTGGACAAGGTGCCGATCAGACGGATGGGAATATCATCACAACGACTATTGATAAGGTTGTTAACTGGGGACGCAAGAATTCGTTATGGCCCATGCCGTTCGGGACAGCGTGCTGTGCAATTGAGATGATGGCGACCTTGGCTTCCAAATTCGATCTCTCCCGATTCGGTTCTGAAGCAATCCGTTTTTCACCCCGCCAATCTGATCTGCTCATCGTTTCCGGCAGGATTTCCATCAAGATGATGCCTGTGCTAAAACGTATCTATGACCAGATGCCAGATCCGAAATGGGTGATTTCTATGGGGGCATGCGCTTCCTGCGGCGGTGTGTTTGACACCTATACTCTCATCCAAGGCGTTGATCAGTTCATTCCTGTAGATGTCTACATACCCGGATGTCCGCCACGCCCCGAAGATCTCATTGATGCGGTGCTACAGGTGCAGCAGAAAATCACCAGTGGTGCCTCACCTAAAGGAGTCGAGGTTGTTTATGAATGAAGAGCAAGAAGTCGAAGAACAATCGAAACCTCTCGTCCTTGAAAAATTAGAGGAACACTACGCAGATGCCCTTTTGGCGCAAGACGAAATGCGTGGTACTGCCGTCGTTGTTGTCCGGAAAGAACAGGCTTACGCTGTTTTGGAGTATCTGAAAACTGACGCTGAACTCGCTTATTCCTTTCTCGTTGATGTTACCGCAGTCGACAATTCTCAGATGGAATCCGAATTGATGCAGTTTGACTATGCGAGGTTTATGGTCGTCTATCAGCTCTATTCCTATCAGGGACAGTGCCGCCTCCGAGTAAAGGTGCCTGTCCATGAAAATGACCTGAATATTCCATCTGTTGCTCCATTGTGGAAAGGTGCGAACTGGTTGGAGCGTGAAACTTATGATATGTTCGGTATCAATTTTGAGGGACATCCTGACCTTCACCGGATCTTGATGCCGGACGATTTTGAAGGACACCCGCTGCGAAAGGATTATCCACTCCGCGGACGTGGCGAGCGCGAACGCTTTAATTTTGATAAACAGAATGCGTAAGACAAAATAGCGATCAGCCATCAGCCATCGGCAGAAGATGTTATTGTTTAACGAGGGAAACACTCAAGCAAAAACACCTCTTTGCTGATTGCTGAAAGGATTTTTTGAAAAAAATCCGACCTGACTGCTGATAAAAAAGGAGTCGTTTCTAAATAGGGCTTTTTCTGTGCTTTCTTTGGTATTTCTATGTTACGGCATTCGGAGGCGTTTTGAGAGGTTCAAGTCCTCTCTGCCGTATTCAGTCGTGTTGTGTAAAAACCAAGCACACCTGACAAAAACCACGTCGGTTCGGCTGGAAGGGTTCATATACGAGTGAGACGAACCCTGACAGTGTGAGGACACTCGGTAGTGATAAAGCGTCAGTCTTTCGAGGCTGACTTTGTGGGTTCCACCATACCACGCGTTTCCTTGTGGTATGCAGTTCGTGTGTGATTTCTGGCTATCGTGGTCAGGCAACACTGATTACACACAGGATTAGAACACGACGGTGTTCGTAAAAGGGGGTAGGATCCCTCTAAAAACCTATTGCTTTCCATAGATATACACGGAAAAATGTAGTTTTTTAGGAACAGTATTTTATGCAAGGTGGGCTGGAACGCGCCACAGGTGAGAGGATGGTTCTCAATTTCGGTCCGCAACATCCGGCAACACACGGCACCCTCCGTATCGTGTTGGAGCTTGACGGTGAATCCGTCTTGAAGGCGACACCACATGCCGGCTACCTGCATACCGGATTTGAGAAACTCGGTGAACATTTGGATTACAACCAGTACATTGTTGTAACCGACCGGATGAACTATCTGTCACCGTTGTCTAACAATTTCGGATATGTACTTGCTGTTGAGCAGTTGCTCGATATTGAAGTTCCAAAACGGTGTCAATACATCCGTATTTTGATGGCGGAGCTTTCACGCGTCGCAGATCACTTATTATGGTTGGGAACTGCTGCGTTGGACTTAGGAGCATTCTCTGTATTCCTCTATAGTTTCCGCGAACGTGAAAAGTTGTATAGCATCTTTGAAAAGACGACTGGCGCACGGTTGACGACCAGTTACACGCGTATTGGCGGTGTGCTTCGCGACCTCTACGCTGGGTGTGAAGAAGATATACGTCAATTCGTCAGTAACTTCCCGAAGGCGTTGAAGGAGACACATACGCTCCTCACACGAAACCGTATCTGGATGGATCGCACGAAAGGTGTCGGGTCCATTTCAGCTGATGATGCTATTAGCTACGGGTTAACGGGTCCCTGCCTCCGAGCCACCGGTGTAGCGCATGACATACGCAAGGCTGAACCGTACTCCAGTTACGATGAAGTCACATTTGATGTGCCAGTTGGAACCAACGGCGATGCCTACGACCGCTACCTTGTCCGGATGGAAGAGATGATTCAGAGTTGTGGTGTCATTACCCAAGTCTTGGATAATATGCCTGACGGACCCGTCAACCTCGAAGATAACAAGATTACGATGCCGAATAAGTCCGATGCGTATGGGCATATTGAGGGATTAATCCACCACTTTAAGGTTGTTATGGACGGACACGGCGTAGAGACGCCAACGGGTGAGCATTATTGTGCAACCGAGTCACCGAACGGGGAACTCGGATTTTATATTGTCAGTGATGGCAGCGGAACCGCTTACCGCATCCGTATTCGTCCACCGAGTTTCTTTCACTTCCAAGCACTCCCCCACATGTTAGAGGGCGGAATGGTTTCTGATACTGTGGCTGTTTTGGGAAGTCTGAATGTTATTGCTGGGGAATTAGACAGATAACAGTAGGATGGGTTGAAAGAAGAGAGCGCAGCACACTACCTCAAGGAAAATGAAATGGAAATGCATCTCGGATCTATTATGCTTTTTGTTAAGGATATGAAGTCTGTCATCGCATTCTATAGGGATGTCGTCGGATTAGTACCAGAGGAAGATCAGCCGTTCCCAGAACATCGTTTTTTTCGCTTTGATACAGGTGCTTGCAAATTGTGCCTCCATAGCGCAAGCAAACCGAACGAGGGGCGACAAAAACTGGTCTTCCACGTTAAGAGCGTCAGTGCCGTTCATCAGCACCTGAAGTCGAAAGGGAAGCGATTACGAAAACTTGAAAATGAGGATGGGCGCGCCATTTTCGACATCCGAGATCCAGAAGGTAACCGTATTCAGTTTCACGGCAACTACTAAAACGAACGATATTTGGTAATTTAAGTTAAGAGAGACCATTTACGAAGCATTCATAGAATGTTCCACTTTTCGCCAAATTACTTTTTTTTGCAGTGGAAAATTAAATAAAAAAACATCGATAAACCCTTGTAGTTAGAGGGTTCTCTGGCGAATATCTTTTGTGCACTAAATGTTACACTATCGTAACATTTTTAAATGAAAAAGAAACTATTAGAAACCCAATTCGCGCTTTGCATCAAAAACAGCGGTTGTGAAGACATAGAGAAGCGAAAATTCTACCAAATTCTGCCTGATGAGGAAGCGGCTTGTGAGGGGTATCTTCGAGTCATTGATGAATCTTTGGAAGACTATTTATATCCCGAATCCTATTTCATCTTTATTGAACTACCTCCCAAAGTACAGGAGGCGTTCATAGCGGCAGTCTAAGTATTCTATGATCCAGTTAGCGGCGTTTTGTTTTATGTTTTGCCATTTTAGTTCAGAAGTCGTGAACCGGAGTTCGCTCTCGCTAAATGTCGATTGCCCAATAAAGGAAAACGTAGATGTCAGATGCACTCATTCAAATTGAAACGCCTTTCGCGTTTAATGAAGAAAATCAACGTGAATTCGACGCGTTGATAGGGCGGTATCCCGTTAAAGAAGCGGCGATGCTTCCAACACTCCATATCGCGCAAAGACAGGCAGGGTACATTACCCCTGCTGTCATGAAGTATGTCGCAGAGCAACTTGAGGTCTCTGTGATGAAAGTCAAGGATGTCGTCACTTTCTATCCGATGTTCTTTGAGGAACCGGTAGGAGAGTACGTCATTCGGATATGTCACACCCTTCCTTGTGCATTGCGAGACTGTAAGGGCGTTTTGGAACATCTTAAGACGAAACTAGACACGGATGTCGCTTCCGAAACCAATCTCGCGAAAGGCACAACTGCTGACGGAAAGTTCACGATTATGAAAGTGGAATGTCTTGCTTCCTGCGATGTCGCTCCTGTTATTATGGTAAACGACGATTTACATAAAAATTTAACCCCGGAAAAGGTTGATGAAATCTTAGACAATCTGTAGAGGAGAAAGTATGGTTCAAGAGAGACGAATTCTCTACGAGCATCTGGATGTGCCTGATATAAACACGTTCGATGTCTTTCGACAATACGACGGTTACACGCGTTTTGAAAAGGCAATCGCCGAATATCAACCAGACGATATTGCTAAAATGGTAATGGATTCCGGGTTGAAAGGTAGAGGTGGTGCCGGATTTTCAACAGGCTTGAAATGGAGTTTTGTTCCAAAAGACATAAAACCGTGTTACCTCTGTTGCAACGCTGACGAAAGTGAACCCGGAACATTCAGTAACCGCTACGTTTTAGAAAAGAATCCACACCTATTAATTGAGGGTATCCTGATTTGCTGCTATGCGATGGGCATTGAGACGACTTATATCTACATTCGCGGTGAATTCACACTCGGGAAAAAGATGTTGGATGCCGCTATCAAGGAAGCCTACGAGAAGGGATACCTCGGTAAAGACATCCGTGGAACTGGACTTAACGTTGACATCTATTCGCACCCAGGTGCCGGTGCCTATATCTGTGGCGAGGAGACAGGACTCATTGAATCGCTTGAGGGTAAACGCGGGCAACCTCGGAACAAACCGCCGTTCCCTGCAGTTGAAGGTGTGTTTGGGAAACCAACGGTCGTCCAGAATGTTGAGACACTGTGCAACCTACCCTTCATCGTTGGTAACGGTGTTGAGTGGTACACCCAAATGGGACCGACATACGCCGATACGCGTTCTGATCCGCCGACACCCGATCCCAACACGGGCACGAAACTCTATTGCATCAGTGGTGATGTTAACAAACCCGGTGTTTATGAACTCGATCTTGGTTTGACCTGTTCGGAACTCATTGAGGTGGCAGGTGGATTGCGCGGCGAAGAGGTGAAAGCGGTTATCCCTGGTGGTAGCTCCGCACCGATTTTAACGCACTATGAGTTGGACACGCGACTTGATTTTACTTCCCTCACGCTTGCCAAATCAATGCTCGGTTCCGGCGGTATCATTGTCATGAACGAGACTCGGAATATCGTCGATTGCCTGCTCAATATCATGAAGTTCTACGCCCATGAATCGTGTGGACAGTGCACGCCGTG
This region of Candidatus Poribacteria bacterium genomic DNA includes:
- the pdxH gene encoding pyridoxamine 5'-phosphate oxidase, with amino-acid sequence MKKTNTDKLRREYRADDGHLLEENASPDPFEQFEKWFSDAIAAKLDLPDAMTLATATPQGIPSARMVVLRGFDARGFCFYTDYESQKGKELAENPNAALVFYWRELDRQVRSSGTVEKMNAEESDAYFASRPLSSQLAVWTERQSLVITGRENLTEGYQQAEQTYSQDTIRRPAHWGGYRLVPNLFEFWQGCPNRLHDRLCYTLLPDGTWEMKRLSP
- a CDS encoding DUF1080 domain-containing protein codes for the protein MQLTSIIVLLFLLPFSVLAGTFLETFDDKDLQDWQALTMVNLDAAQAAWEVLDGQLQGISQASLVSLLTIGDKAWKDYIVEFDVKPIKKHGPGSIAIAVRKKKTWIITCMIGDMEFPDPESKAICFSGDFHDNRYVVLNSEAAPLLTLETWSHLKLSVHGTTFTFWINGKRILEARDQEANFLTGGIGFGLANYTARFDNITITGDTIPNKGRLAVTPQGKLAATWGNLKRF
- a CDS encoding tetratricopeptide repeat protein, which codes for MESINNANGNVEPAESYLNKGNVLLDQKDYEAAISAYDKALDLNPNLADAYFKRGNAKDEIGHYFEAISDYDATIRLDPDAANAYYNRGVSKSKLGHPEAAISDYNASIRLNPNNANAYNNRGIAKDEIGHYFEAISDYDAAIRLNPNDVNAYNNRGISKSKLGHPKAAILDYDAAIRLNPNPVNAYYNRGNAKTKLGLTDDAKRDFQTALNLAEKMEDEELKSKIMKRLEDLETR
- a CDS encoding NADH-quinone oxidoreductase subunit A; translation: MLIDYLPILLLGLFAVLFAGINLALTHILGPKRPNRVKLSVYESGVQPIGDARQRFTIRFDLIAMLFIIFDIEVVFLYPWAVVFKKFSETSGLFILVEMLVFIGILLLGYIYAWKKGGLTWD
- a CDS encoding NADH-quinone oxidoreductase subunit B is translated as MGLDFVGQGADQTDGNIITTTIDKVVNWGRKNSLWPMPFGTACCAIEMMATLASKFDLSRFGSEAIRFSPRQSDLLIVSGRISIKMMPVLKRIYDQMPDPKWVISMGACASCGGVFDTYTLIQGVDQFIPVDVYIPGCPPRPEDLIDAVLQVQQKITSGASPKGVEVVYE
- a CDS encoding NADH-quinone oxidoreductase subunit C, whose protein sequence is MNEEQEVEEQSKPLVLEKLEEHYADALLAQDEMRGTAVVVVRKEQAYAVLEYLKTDAELAYSFLVDVTAVDNSQMESELMQFDYARFMVVYQLYSYQGQCRLRVKVPVHENDLNIPSVAPLWKGANWLERETYDMFGINFEGHPDLHRILMPDDFEGHPLRKDYPLRGRGERERFNFDKQNA
- the nuoD gene encoding NADH dehydrogenase (quinone) subunit D, whose amino-acid sequence is MQGGLERATGERMVLNFGPQHPATHGTLRIVLELDGESVLKATPHAGYLHTGFEKLGEHLDYNQYIVVTDRMNYLSPLSNNFGYVLAVEQLLDIEVPKRCQYIRILMAELSRVADHLLWLGTAALDLGAFSVFLYSFREREKLYSIFEKTTGARLTTSYTRIGGVLRDLYAGCEEDIRQFVSNFPKALKETHTLLTRNRIWMDRTKGVGSISADDAISYGLTGPCLRATGVAHDIRKAEPYSSYDEVTFDVPVGTNGDAYDRYLVRMEEMIQSCGVITQVLDNMPDGPVNLEDNKITMPNKSDAYGHIEGLIHHFKVVMDGHGVETPTGEHYCATESPNGELGFYIVSDGSGTAYRIRIRPPSFFHFQALPHMLEGGMVSDTVAVLGSLNVIAGELDR
- a CDS encoding VOC family protein; amino-acid sequence: MEMHLGSIMLFVKDMKSVIAFYRDVVGLVPEEDQPFPEHRFFRFDTGACKLCLHSASKPNEGRQKLVFHVKSVSAVHQHLKSKGKRLRKLENEDGRAIFDIRDPEGNRIQFHGNY
- a CDS encoding NAD(P)H-dependent oxidoreductase subunit E; amino-acid sequence: MSDALIQIETPFAFNEENQREFDALIGRYPVKEAAMLPTLHIAQRQAGYITPAVMKYVAEQLEVSVMKVKDVVTFYPMFFEEPVGEYVIRICHTLPCALRDCKGVLEHLKTKLDTDVASETNLAKGTTADGKFTIMKVECLASCDVAPVIMVNDDLHKNLTPEKVDEILDNL
- the nuoF gene encoding NADH-quinone oxidoreductase subunit NuoF — encoded protein: MVQERRILYEHLDVPDINTFDVFRQYDGYTRFEKAIAEYQPDDIAKMVMDSGLKGRGGAGFSTGLKWSFVPKDIKPCYLCCNADESEPGTFSNRYVLEKNPHLLIEGILICCYAMGIETTYIYIRGEFTLGKKMLDAAIKEAYEKGYLGKDIRGTGLNVDIYSHPGAGAYICGEETGLIESLEGKRGQPRNKPPFPAVEGVFGKPTVVQNVETLCNLPFIVGNGVEWYTQMGPTYADTRSDPPTPDPNTGTKLYCISGDVNKPGVYELDLGLTCSELIEVAGGLRGEEVKAVIPGGSSAPILTHYELDTRLDFTSLTLAKSMLGSGGIIVMNETRNIVDCLLNIMKFYAHESCGQCTPCRWGTPWVRDIVQRIADGNGRKDTMTRPKFGVAENGRWGDTGETEEIYEDLDLLESVANNIANVDTMTWNTICVFGIAVSWPAVSYMRKFRPEFEATIREGKLVTLPVAEATVPPEENYAYQQRFVPKEFADL